GCTGCGGGAGCCCGTCGATGGCCTTGCCGACGACGTTGAACAGGCGGCCCCGGATCTCCGGCCCGACCGGCATCGCAATCGGGCGGCCCGTGTTGAGGACGGCCGTGCCGCGCGTGAGGCCGTCGGTCGAGTCCATCGCGATCGCGCGGACGCGGCCCTCGCCGAGGTGCTGCTGGACCTCGAGCACGAGCGTGTCCTCCTCGCCGCGGTCGATCTCGAGGGCGTCGAGGATGTCGGGGACGGCGGTGCCGGAGAAGTCGGCGTCGACGACCGGGCCGATGACCTGAACGACCTCGCCGTTGGTGCGGGTGGAGCCTGCCTGCGGAGTGGTTTCCATGCGTCTCGGGGAGCGAATGCGTGCGCGGGTGAACTAGACTTCGAAGATACCGGCCGCTGCCGTGGACGCGCCGTGCGGAGCGGTCGAAGAAACGGGGAAATGGCGCCCAGGAGAGGGAGTGCGGAAGAGCGGATGCGGGGAAGAGAGACGGCGTTTGAGCCGGGACCTCTTCCGCTCTTCCCACCCTCCGCTCTTCCGCTCCTAGAAGTGCCGGAAGCCGGTCGCCTCCAGTGGGACCGTAGCGCCGTCAGGCATCCCGATCACGACTTCGGGCGAGGCGGTCACGGCACCGACTACGGCGAAGCTGTCGCCGGGGAGTTTCTTGGCGTGGGCCTCGGGGAGGGCAAAGAGGAGCTCGTAGTCCTCGCCGCCGTAGAGGGCGTAGGTCTCGGGCCGGTCACCGAAGCGCTCGGCGGCTTTGAACGTCTGGGCATGGACGGGCAGGAGGGCTGCTTCGAGCCGGGCTCCGACGCCGCTCGCCCGGCAGACGTGGTGGACCTCGGAGGCGAGGCCGTCGGAGATGTCGACGAGGGCGTGCGGCCGCACTCCGGCTTCGCGCCACTGGGCGAGCCGGTCGAGGCGGGCGCGGGGGGCGAGGTGGCGCTCGACGACGTAGCTCCACGCGCTCAGGTCGGGCTGGGCGTCGTCGGCCGCGAAGGCGTCTTTCTCGGCGAGGAGCACCTTGAGGCCCGCCGCGGCGCTGCCGAGGTCGCCGGTGACGCAGAGGAGGTCGCCGGGCTGGGCACCGCTGCGGAGGACGACCGCGTCTTCGCCGGCCTCGCCGATGACGGTGACCGAGACCAGGAAGCGCTCGGACGCTGTGACGTCGCCGCCGACGACCGTGCAGCCGTACTGCTTGCACGCATGAGCGATGCCGTCGTAGAGCGTCTCGACGGCTTCGACCGAGACGTTGTTCGGCAGCCCGAGCGCGACTGTCGCCCAGCGCGGCGCGGCGTTCATCGCCGCCACGTCGCTGACGTTGACCGCGATGGCCTTCGCGCCGAGCAGGCCCATCGACATGAACGAGCGGTCGAAGTGGACGCCCTCGACGAGCGTGTCGGTCGTGACGACCTGCACGCGGCCGTTGCCGATGCGCATCACCGCTGCGTCGTCGCCGATACCTACGACCAAGTCATCGGCCGGTGCCGCGCCGAGCGCGTCGCGCAGCCGCTCGATCAGGCCGAACTCGCCGACCCCGGCGATGGGGGTGAAGTCGG
The Bacteroidota bacterium DNA segment above includes these coding regions:
- the thiL gene encoding thiamine-phosphate kinase, producing MPDFTPIAGVGEFGLIERLRDALGAAPADDLVVGIGDDAAVMRIGNGRVQVVTTDTLVEGVHFDRSFMSMGLLGAKAIAVNVSDVAAMNAAPRWATVALGLPNNVSVEAVETLYDGIAHACKQYGCTVVGGDVTASERFLVSVTVIGEAGEDAVVLRSGAQPGDLLCVTGDLGSAAAGLKVLLAEKDAFAADDAQPDLSAWSYVVERHLAPRARLDRLAQWREAGVRPHALVDISDGLASEVHHVCRASGVGARLEAALLPVHAQTFKAAERFGDRPETYALYGGEDYELLFALPEAHAKKLPGDSFAVVGAVTASPEVVIGMPDGATVPLEATGFRHF